From a single Oncorhynchus nerka isolate Pitt River linkage group LG11, Oner_Uvic_2.0, whole genome shotgun sequence genomic region:
- the LOC115137102 gene encoding B-cell lymphoma/leukemia 11A-like isoform X1 has product MSRRKQGSRPQHLSAIQDAPEPSDTAAPSPLEEWGSLPQVRGREESRDLLTCGQCDQAFPLARILAFIQHKQGGCHSRNHDPNTHTPPSPANRTQQRGAVTQVEAGFVELRRVTDRSKAEEHSVKVEPNITAEEPSCFTCQLCECVLPSAWALLQHAQHTHSFSIYQEDGEKEEKMGRGGHQHSKTAATLDPCQLSHTLATAFHPSALRLPHIFRPRQNRRPASQASSTPSPRERQALNFCLRELAEGGNTTAGVLVPSLSPSPPAASSFPQCGPAQVGFPCELCGQGFHSLRSLSAHRRTHACERPYHCGLCDQAFAQSGQLARHMRSHRSETGVGREGYEGMEVGLVGEGEGGRQGMRERFIMQGAGEAVLSGAPGERETSEVDLSLSKHHSPDSGLILLSSQPGGPDMSLLRLFQPQGELADDEVEGQEEPQHASPCASPSEGSLESGETGGSGESGIASGNCTPKRPEREDRAPVGGEWESERDGDGEKEWFAGGSSEVVQEWQRESEQRGGGNGVISSNSGSNDGGSGKKKREEACEYCGKQFRNSSNLTVHRRSHTGERPYQCGLCSYACAQSSKLTRHMKTHGAHGARAPFLCQLCGVPFTVYATLEKHLKKVHGLSHASVGTYTQASTADVNWALVQMDDRVVIKMEEDEATTDQTENNMAAMVEMGLEAEENQKGEVDGTVSPAVVEDSVGELPAEGRADVGSA; this is encoded by the exons CAGGGGGGCTGCCACTCCCGGAATCACGACCCCAACactcacacccctccctccccagccaACCGGACACAGCAACGCGGTGCTGTCACTCAGGTAGAGGCTGGGTTCGTGGAGCTGAGGAGAGTGACGGACAGGTCCAAAGCGGAGGAGCATAGTGTGAAGGTGGAGCCTAACATAACAG CAGAAGAGCCGTCCTGCTTTACCTGCcagctgtgtgagtgtgtgttgccCTCTGCCTGGGCCCTGCTCCAACACGCCCAGCACACACACTCCTTCAGCATCTACCAGGAGgacggggagaaggaggagaagatgggAAGAGGGGGTCACCAGCACTCCAAAACTGCAGCCACCCTGGATCCCTGTCAACTGAGCCACACCCTGGCCACCGCCTTCCACCCTTCCGCTCTGCGTCTGCCCCACATCTTCCGTCCACGGCAGAACCGCAGGCCAGCTTCTCAGGCCAGCTCCACCCCTTCCCCCAGAGAACgacaggccctcaacttctgtctGAGGGAGCTGGCTGAGGGCGGTAACACCACCGCTGGTGTTCTGGTCCCCTCTCTGTCGCCGTCCCCCCCGGCCGCATCTTCCTTCCCCCAGTGTGGACCCGCCCAGGTGGGGTTTCCCTGTGAGCTGTGTGGCCAGGGCTTCCATTCCCTACGCAGCCTGTCAGCCCACCGGAGGACCCACGCATGCGAGCGTCCCTACCACTGTGGCTTGTGTGACCAGGCCTTTGCCCAGAGTGGTCAGCTGGCTCGCCACATGAGGAGTCACCGCAGTGAGACGGGCGTGGGTAGAGAGGGCTACGAGGGGATGGAGGTGGGGCTGGTAGGGGAGGGTGAGGGGGGTCggcaggggatgagagagaggtttaTAATGCAGGGGGCAGGAGAAGCGGTGTTGAGTGGAGcaccaggagagagggagacctcTGAGGTGGACCTGTCCCTCTCCAAGCATCACTCCCCAGACTCTGGACTGATCCTTCTCTCCTCCCAGCCTGGAGGTCCAGACATGAGCCTGCTCAGGCTGTTCCAACCCCAGGGAGAGTTGGCGGACGATGAGGTGGAGGGACAAGAGGAGCCCCAGCACGCGTCCCCCTGCGCCAGCCCCTCAGAGGGGTCACTGGAAAGCGGAGAGACTGGGGGCAGTGGGGAGAGTGGCATTGCCAGCGGAAACTGCACCCCCAAACGGccggagagggaggacagggctCCGGTAGGGGGGGAGTGGGAGAGCGAGCGGgacggagatggagagaaggagtggtTTGCAGGCGGGAGCAGCGAGGTGGTCCAGGAGTGGCAGAGGGAGAgcgaacagagaggaggaggaaacggCGTCATCAGCAGTAACAGTGGTAGCAACGACGGGGGGtcagggaagaagaagagggaggaggccTGTGAGTACTGTGGGAAACAGTTCCGGAACAGCAGCAACCTGACGGTGCACCGGCGCAGCCACACGGGAGAACGGCCCTACCAGTGTGGCCTGTGCAGCTACGCATGCGCCCAGAGCTCCAAGCTCACACGCCACATGAAGACCCACGGCGCCCACGGGGCCCGCGCCCCATTCCTGTGCCAGCTGTGCGGGGTGCCCTTCACTGTGTACGCCACCCTGGAGAAACACCTGAAGAAGGTGCACGGGCTGAGCCATGCCAGCGTCGGGACCTACACCCAGGCCAGCACAGCTGATGTCAACTGGGCCCTTGTCCAAATGGATGACAGGGTGGTCATcaagatggaggaggatgaaGCCACTACGGACCAgacagaaaacaacatggctgccATGGTGGAGATGGGATTGGAGGCTGAGGAGAACCAGAAAGGGGAGGTGGATGGTACTGTCAGCCCAGCCGTAGTGGAGGATAGTGTGGGTGAGCTTCCTGCTGAAGGCCGTGCGGACGTGGGCTCAGCGTAA
- the LOC115137102 gene encoding B-cell lymphoma/leukemia 11A-like isoform X2, protein MSRRKQGSRPQHLSAIQDAPEPSDTAAPSPLEEWGSLPQVRGREESRDLLTCGQCDQAFPLARILAFIQHKQGGCHSRNHDPNTHTPPSPANRTQQRGAVTQVEAGFVELRRVTDRSKAEEHSVKVEPNITEEPSCFTCQLCECVLPSAWALLQHAQHTHSFSIYQEDGEKEEKMGRGGHQHSKTAATLDPCQLSHTLATAFHPSALRLPHIFRPRQNRRPASQASSTPSPRERQALNFCLRELAEGGNTTAGVLVPSLSPSPPAASSFPQCGPAQVGFPCELCGQGFHSLRSLSAHRRTHACERPYHCGLCDQAFAQSGQLARHMRSHRSETGVGREGYEGMEVGLVGEGEGGRQGMRERFIMQGAGEAVLSGAPGERETSEVDLSLSKHHSPDSGLILLSSQPGGPDMSLLRLFQPQGELADDEVEGQEEPQHASPCASPSEGSLESGETGGSGESGIASGNCTPKRPEREDRAPVGGEWESERDGDGEKEWFAGGSSEVVQEWQRESEQRGGGNGVISSNSGSNDGGSGKKKREEACEYCGKQFRNSSNLTVHRRSHTGERPYQCGLCSYACAQSSKLTRHMKTHGAHGARAPFLCQLCGVPFTVYATLEKHLKKVHGLSHASVGTYTQASTADVNWALVQMDDRVVIKMEEDEATTDQTENNMAAMVEMGLEAEENQKGEVDGTVSPAVVEDSVGELPAEGRADVGSA, encoded by the exons CAGGGGGGCTGCCACTCCCGGAATCACGACCCCAACactcacacccctccctccccagccaACCGGACACAGCAACGCGGTGCTGTCACTCAGGTAGAGGCTGGGTTCGTGGAGCTGAGGAGAGTGACGGACAGGTCCAAAGCGGAGGAGCATAGTGTGAAGGTGGAGCCTAACATAACAG AAGAGCCGTCCTGCTTTACCTGCcagctgtgtgagtgtgtgttgccCTCTGCCTGGGCCCTGCTCCAACACGCCCAGCACACACACTCCTTCAGCATCTACCAGGAGgacggggagaaggaggagaagatgggAAGAGGGGGTCACCAGCACTCCAAAACTGCAGCCACCCTGGATCCCTGTCAACTGAGCCACACCCTGGCCACCGCCTTCCACCCTTCCGCTCTGCGTCTGCCCCACATCTTCCGTCCACGGCAGAACCGCAGGCCAGCTTCTCAGGCCAGCTCCACCCCTTCCCCCAGAGAACgacaggccctcaacttctgtctGAGGGAGCTGGCTGAGGGCGGTAACACCACCGCTGGTGTTCTGGTCCCCTCTCTGTCGCCGTCCCCCCCGGCCGCATCTTCCTTCCCCCAGTGTGGACCCGCCCAGGTGGGGTTTCCCTGTGAGCTGTGTGGCCAGGGCTTCCATTCCCTACGCAGCCTGTCAGCCCACCGGAGGACCCACGCATGCGAGCGTCCCTACCACTGTGGCTTGTGTGACCAGGCCTTTGCCCAGAGTGGTCAGCTGGCTCGCCACATGAGGAGTCACCGCAGTGAGACGGGCGTGGGTAGAGAGGGCTACGAGGGGATGGAGGTGGGGCTGGTAGGGGAGGGTGAGGGGGGTCggcaggggatgagagagaggtttaTAATGCAGGGGGCAGGAGAAGCGGTGTTGAGTGGAGcaccaggagagagggagacctcTGAGGTGGACCTGTCCCTCTCCAAGCATCACTCCCCAGACTCTGGACTGATCCTTCTCTCCTCCCAGCCTGGAGGTCCAGACATGAGCCTGCTCAGGCTGTTCCAACCCCAGGGAGAGTTGGCGGACGATGAGGTGGAGGGACAAGAGGAGCCCCAGCACGCGTCCCCCTGCGCCAGCCCCTCAGAGGGGTCACTGGAAAGCGGAGAGACTGGGGGCAGTGGGGAGAGTGGCATTGCCAGCGGAAACTGCACCCCCAAACGGccggagagggaggacagggctCCGGTAGGGGGGGAGTGGGAGAGCGAGCGGgacggagatggagagaaggagtggtTTGCAGGCGGGAGCAGCGAGGTGGTCCAGGAGTGGCAGAGGGAGAgcgaacagagaggaggaggaaacggCGTCATCAGCAGTAACAGTGGTAGCAACGACGGGGGGtcagggaagaagaagagggaggaggccTGTGAGTACTGTGGGAAACAGTTCCGGAACAGCAGCAACCTGACGGTGCACCGGCGCAGCCACACGGGAGAACGGCCCTACCAGTGTGGCCTGTGCAGCTACGCATGCGCCCAGAGCTCCAAGCTCACACGCCACATGAAGACCCACGGCGCCCACGGGGCCCGCGCCCCATTCCTGTGCCAGCTGTGCGGGGTGCCCTTCACTGTGTACGCCACCCTGGAGAAACACCTGAAGAAGGTGCACGGGCTGAGCCATGCCAGCGTCGGGACCTACACCCAGGCCAGCACAGCTGATGTCAACTGGGCCCTTGTCCAAATGGATGACAGGGTGGTCATcaagatggaggaggatgaaGCCACTACGGACCAgacagaaaacaacatggctgccATGGTGGAGATGGGATTGGAGGCTGAGGAGAACCAGAAAGGGGAGGTGGATGGTACTGTCAGCCCAGCCGTAGTGGAGGATAGTGTGGGTGAGCTTCCTGCTGAAGGCCGTGCGGACGTGGGCTCAGCGTAA